A stretch of DNA from Mycoplasma wenyonii str. Massachusetts:
TGCTGTCAGAAGATCTTTGAAAGGGGTTTGAAGTCCATTAACAAGTAATACAGGAGGAAAGAAGTGTGAACATTCTCTTGCCAGCAAAGCCAACCCTATATATAAAAACTATGGTGTGTTGGTGGAAGAATGAAAGGAAGAGACAAAGAGTGCAGGTATAGATAAAGCGAAGGCGGGGATATTTGAGGGTGTAGTTGTATTAGATTGAGTAGATTTTGGATTTAACGCTGTAACAAAGGAAGAGGGAACATGAATAGGCCCAACCCTTAGTCAAGAATCTAGCTCACAAAGATTTAATGGTAGATGGGATTATTTAAGATTGCAAAATTCTGAAAAACCACTAGAAGTTATTGTTGGGAGATTGGAAGATATAGAAATTAATTCCGAGGGAATTAAGAATGGAAAAGGAGAAAAAATTACTTGAAGTAACAAATTTAGACCAACTATTATTGCAACACTAGAAAAATAAGACTACAAGTTTTTAAAAGAAAGCAAAAACTTAATTACATAAAATAAAAATCTATTTTTCCATTGCCTCTCCCACTTACAAGTTTTTTTGGAAATTTTTTAGCACTAACTGGTGTTGGGGGTAGTTTTGCTTTGTATTTTGCGTTACCAAGTTTTACAGAAAGAAATAGGAATCATAGCTTAAGTTTGAATCTATGAACCAAATCAACATCTCTTTCAGAAAGTTCCTTCAAAAAAGAAGATATTGATACTTGATCGGGTAGTAGATCTTTATATCAAGGAGTTAATGCTGAAAAAATTAAAGGATTTTTTTCTAGATCAAATAGAAGTATCTACAAACTAACTCTTAAAAGTGAATGAATTACTGACTCTCGAGGCAATGCAAGCAACTCACAAATTAAAGGTGCTTTTGGGTTGACAAAGATCACTTGAACAAAAAATAGTGATAGTGAAAAAACAAACGAAGGAAAAATAGAAGAGGTAAAGATAGATGAAAACAATAGAGTTTGATTGATTGTTGTAAAAGGGAAAACATTAACATATCTAATTCCATCAGTGAGAGTTTCTGGCTGATGAAGTGATGAGAGACGTTGTAAATACAACTTAGACAAAGACAGCTTGGGGATGTCAGTATTGGTGAATGGAGTTACAGATATAAAAGATTGAGTTAATAAAAATGATCGAAATAAGGAGTGGGATTCCAATCAAAACGAAAGACTCAAAGATTTAATGGCTAATGGATTTTCAATATTAAGAGGAAGAGATGCAGTTACTTGAGATGGAGAAAAAGAGCCGGGAAAAATGATAAGTGTATTTAAAAATGCTGGCAATTTAATTTATAAAAAGAGAGGGCAAGAGGCATACAAAAGCTGTTTAGAGGTAGAAAAGTACTTTCCCCTTGATTTGGTTGTGATTGGAGACCAATCTAAGATGAGTGATAATTATGAAAGAAGATGGCCTCTTCCAATCCAAAGAATTAGTGTTACTGACACTATTCAAGATGTAATGGGAGTCAGATTGGATCAGGTAATTATTGATAACGAAGGAATATCAGATGGAAGGGGAAAGAAGATCAAATGAGATGAGAAATTTAAACCAACTATTACTCTAGAAATAAAAAAATAGTCTTCTAAAGTCCTAAAGAACTTACCATTTTAATTAGCGAAGTCAAACAACTGTATCTCTATAGTTGTTTAACCACAATATCTTAAGTCTTGAATCCCTCGCCCCTTATTCTAGGGAAGGGTATTATAACCCAGAACAACTACATCAAAGTTACTTAAAAACTAAGACTGCCTCTTTATCTTCTAGAGTCTGAAAGAAACTCCGTCAACTAAATAAGAAATATTTCTTAAATATCTGAGGGGTTTTATTTCTAGTTGCTGTATTTCTAAATCTCTTTTATCTTCAACCCCTAGAGTGAAGTAAATTCAGCTCTACTTTCCAGAAATCAAATAGCAAAGGCTCTTTTGAAGCCTTTGTAACAGTAATGGTATATGGAACCATTTTCTTTCTAATAAATGATGTGTTTTTGGGTAAATGAGCCTTCTCTATCTATATCTCCAGAACCAGAAAGCTAAGAGAGAAGATCTCTAAAGTAGAGTGACTTAAGCTACTTTCTATCACTTTCTTTATTAGATCTATTACTCCCTTCTCTATTGGTTCAGAACCTTACATCATCTTTTGACTAAGAAAGAGAGGTATTTCATTAAGACAAGCTTCAGCAATAGTTTCTAGCCTAACAGTTAGTTGACTATTAGCTCAAGCAATTATTACCTGACCTTCCTTTATTACCCTGCAAGCTCAACACAACTTAGTAGATCCAACAAAAAAAGAACTTAAGTATTCCTGAATGGTTATTGCAGGATTAATAGTAGATATAGTCTCAACACTATTTGTATTTACTATTAGTTACTGCAAAAGAGTACACTACGCTTTTGGATTAACAAGACTTAAGTTCAATCAAATATTTAAGATAAAGAGTTCAACAGCTCTTTCTAAGGCTGAATTGAGACACAAATATTTAGATAATAAGAGCTTTAAGAAGGAATTTAAGAGAGTATTTTTCAATCAAACTACTATCAAGATACTTCTCCTATTCACAATTCAGAATATTCTGAATTATTCCTTATATGCCTTATTAGCTATCTTGATACTAGAAGGAGATCAACAAAACTTCCAAAGTTTCTTAAATAGCTTTCACATAATTAATGTTTCTACCACCTCCAATAACTTCTTACCAACTCCAGGGTCTGAAGGAACAATTCAACTAACTATTACTAAGATGAATTCACTAGTTGGTCAAGGGGCCGCTGTTGCTGCTCAACCAGCCGCAAATAACCAAAATGACGCAAAAGAAGAATCCCTTAATAAAGTGATATTCCTGTGAAGATGGTTCCAAAAATACAAACCTTTTTTGTGTAGTGTAGCCTTTATGACTATTTACTTCTTAGTCTTTAAGTGTAGGTTAGCTTTTATGAATAAAAAACTTAAAGAGGTAGGTCCTCATAGGAATATTTCTCCCGAACTAAACGCTTGATATACTGTCAACGATTCCTTAGTTCTTCTATAGTTATCTTCGCTTTCCTACAGATCTCTTCGCTATCTAATTCTTCTATCTTTAACTTTCAGATAGTTGCATAGATCTTTTTCTTACTCTTTAAGAACTGACCTATCTCTTCGACCTTTTCCTTTATTTCCTTCTCAACACAGACATCAAAAGATGTTTTTTCTTGTTTACATTGATTTGTTATGAATTGGTACCTGTCTGTTGAGGGGATACATTGTCAATTGAAGTATCTCTTGATTTCTTTAATAGTCTCAAATCTAATTAGTTGAAATAAATAGTTTTTGAAAGATAATGCCTGCTCATTATCTAACTTATAGCTCTTAATTGCTCGCAGAAAGACTAAAAATACATAACTTTCTACTTCTTCAAAATATCAATTGATTAAGTTAAAGAAAGTATTATTACTCAAGAATTTAGTGGCGTATTTGCAGGAAACTAGATAATACTTTTCTAGCAATAGATTGAATGCTACTTTATCTTGATTTAGTTGAACTTTCTCAATTGAATCTCTGACTAGAACTTCTTCTGAAGTAACTGTCATATGTGAGTATCATATGGTTTCAAATGGTCACTTTGAGTCTTAAATTTGTCTGGTATTTTTCTGCTCTTTTTCCAGACTTTTTCTTAACTTTTCAACATACTCTTGTAACTCCGGCTTACAACTCTGAGAATTTAAGAGAAATATCTCTCTAATAATCCCACATCTACAGTTCTTTTGGAAGTCAATAAAGATCTCTTCCATTTTCTCAATAAATATATTTAGTGGTGATTTTTGCTCCATAGACTGAAGATTGATAGTAGTTCTTATCTTCTCTGAGTCATCAAGGTGTTGTTCTCAAAATAAGTCAATTTGTTCAATCATTATCTCTTTCAATAAACTGTTGATATCTATATTGACTAATCTAGCTCTCTTTAGCTCTCAGAAGTAAAAGAAGACATTCTTTAAGAATTCTTCCTGTTCTTTAGGTTTCTTATTCTTAAAGTCAGACTCTCAGAATAAGTTTTCTATCTCAAAGAAATAAGTATTTAGGATATAGGCTAGATCAGCAGGTCTGTTAGATTTTTCTTTTAACTGACTTAAAAAGTCAGTCATTCAACTATTTATCTGCCTATCTATCATATTCAAGAAGACTTGTTCGTTTTCAGTTCCAAAGAGTATGAATTTTCTCTGGTTGTAGATAATGTCTTGTTGAATAGAAAGTACTTCACTGTATTCAATTAAGTTCTTTCTTGTATCAAAAGAAGAGTATTGAATTCTCTTTTGAAGAGAGTTAATTGTTCTAGATAAAAAAGAGCTCTCAAAGTGTTCTTCTTTTATCTTTTTGGAGAGTTTCTCAAACTTATCAGCTCCAAATCTCTTAAAGATAGTGTCTTCTAGAGAGATAAAGAAAACTGTCTTTCCTGGATCTCCTTGTCTCCCAGATCTACCTCTCAGTTGATCATCAACTCTCTTAGACTCATTCTTCTCGCAGGCAATTACATAAAGACCTCCTAACTCAACTACTTCTGGAGAGATCTTTATATCAACCCCTCTACCAGCAATATTGGTTGCAATAGTAACTGCATATTTTTGCCCAGCTCTTGCAATAATCTCTGCTTCTTTATAGTGATTTCTTGCATTCAAGATCTCACAAGGAATTCCTTCTTGTAATAACAAAGAGTAAATGTGTTCTGACTCATCTACTGAACTAGTACCTACTAATAAAGGTTGTCCTCTTAAATAGTGGTGTTTGATCTCAGAGATAATTGCCTTTGTTTTAGCTACTTTATCTCTGAAAATCATGTCTGGCAAGTCAACTCTTCTAGCCTTTCTAAAGGTAGGGATTTGAACAACAATCATGTTGTAGGTTTCAGAGAACTCTTTAGCCTCTGCAAAACCAGTACCAGATAAAGCTGCAATCTTCTTGTACTTTCTGAAGAAGGTTTGATATGTAATCTTTGCAGATACCTTGCTTTCATTCTCAATATCTAGATATTCTTTAGCTTGTATAGCTTGTTGTAATCCATAACTATAACTTCTATCTGCTAGTATTCTTCCAGTTCATTGGTCAATAAGTTTGATCTTGTCTTCGTGAACAATGTACTCTCTACCATTCTGTAAGACAAAGTTTGCACACAGAGCATTATGTATCTTATTAATAATGATTGAGTTTTCTAGAGAATAGAGTCTCTCTATTTGTAGAAAATACTCTAGCTTTCTTACTCCTCTGCTATTTAAGATGACTGTTTTACTCTCTCAGTCAATCTTGTAATCTAGTTGATCTAGTTTTTTAACAGCTAGATCTATCTCTACATACTCTTTGTGAGCACTTCTAACTGGCTTAGAGATAATTAAGGGAGTTCCAGCTTCATCTATTAAGACTGAGTCTCCTTCATCTATGATTGCATAACTAAGTTCTGGTAGTACTATCTCATTCGGATTCTTAGCCATATTGTCTCTTAAGTAGTCAAAGACTAGCTCAGAGTTAGTTGTGTAAGTGACATCACACTTAAACATTTCTCTCTTTAAGCATTTAGTTAGACTAGTACTGTTAAAGCCAACAGATAGTCCTAAAAAGTTAAGAGTTTTTCTGCAGAATTCTGCATCTCTCTTAACTAAGTACTCATTAACAGTTACTATGTGTAGTCCTTTTTTTGCCAGAGCTAGTAGGTAAGCTGCTAGTACTATTACTAGAGTCTTTCCCTCTCCTGTTTTCATTTCCGCAAAGTTCCCTTCATAGATAATTAGTGCCCCTAATAATTGAGTTCTGAAGGCAAATAAATTATGGGTTCTATAGGCGGCTTCTCTAACTACCGCTAAAGCCTCAGGAACCATATCTGAGAGAGACTCTCCTAGTTCTAGTCTTCTTAGGAAATACTTAGTTTTTAGCTTTAGTTGTTCATCTTCTATCTCTCTTAATTCATGTGCAAAGTCTTCTATTTGCAGTACTACAGCATTTAGCTTAGAAAGAATAGACTCTGAAGGACTTATTAAAGCCTTTAAATCCATTCCTTGAAGCTATACAGACTTATTTAAATTGTGAGTTGGTTGGTTTATTTTGCTTTACAAGCTGTTGTACAGGGAGATGAACAATCGCTTCCAGCCTCTTTACAGCAACAATCTTGAGCTTGCTGAGTTTTATTTTTTTCATTATTAATGAAATAGTGATAAACAGCTAAGCCTGAAGGAGAACCTACAGAAACAAGAACTAAGTGATAAGTAAATCACTTTCCCATTTGCTATTAATTAAAGAATTTATTATTAGATGCTGTAGTTGGAACATTTAGTTCAGAAGGTATTCTTGTTCATTCAAGTAGGAATATCAATTACTTGAAGATAAGTATTTAGTCTTAGATAGTAGTTGTAGTCTTCTATTTCAATTAAACAGAGTCTTTTGTCAGGAACTTTATCACCAAATCAAGGTCTGATTATCTGGTCACAGACTTCTCTTCTGATTTTTTGAACTCTGTCGCTTAAATAACTTAAATCTCACCAGCTATATTCTTTTTCACACTTCTCATCTAGTAATGCTGTGTTTTTGAGATCGTCCATTTTGAGAAGTTCATCTTTTCCTAGACTTAGTTTTGTTTGTTCATGTCATCGAAACTTATTTCATTGTCTCGGGGCATAGTAATAAGTTCCGTCTGTTCAAGTAGTCTTAAGTACTTTCTTTACTTTTCCTCCGTTTTTGATTTTTCCTATGTGATCAGAGTTGCACTCCATAAAATATGTTCCTCTGTAAGTTGGATTGCCGGCTGTGCAGTCAAAGCCATACTCTTCTCCCAAGATTAAACCTAAGATCACATGTGCTATTTTCTTTTCTTTAAGTTGTTTGACTTTTCCTTGTTCAGGTCAAGCAAGCTGTTTTAAGTAGTTAAAGGCGGTTTCTTCTACATTACCCAGTAGCCTAACCATATTCAATTTAGAGTTATTGAATAATTGTCCATAGGATCAAGGATTGTCTCTAAGCTCCTCTTCTGACTTATTCAACATCTCTTTAATTCTTGATAAGTCAAATTCCAACTCCACTTTCTTTCCATCTTTTGTTGTTCCAAATTGTTTAGCTCATCAGTTTCAGTCATGATAGAGTCCGAAGATATCTTCTTCTAACTCTCTAGATCTTTGAGATCAAAACTTTTGAAGACCAATTAGATCTTTTTGATCAAGATACTTTCCTGATTCTTTGATTTTTGGCCAGTAACTTACATTCTTGTATGAAGTTTTGACTTTCTCTATATCTTCTAACTCTTGTGTTACTTTTCTAGGACCAAATCAACTCATACTTCCACTAACCTTGACTCCACCATAAAGTTCTCTGGTGCTTTGAGAGTGTGCAGAGCTCTCAATGATTTTGTGAGGACCAGCATTATCTCATCCTTCAACAAATAAGAATTCTTGACCTACTCCCTCACTCTTTCAACGTCAGGATCCTAGAGTTGTCTTGCTTAAGTTATTAACTTTTTGAGATACCTTTTGAGTTCTTTGTTTTTCTTTCTTTAGTTCCGATTTAGCTCCAAAAAGAATAGGATCATCTTTTGAATTGATTTGAATGCCCCCCCCCAAAGACATTAAATCAACCTCCTATTCCTCCACCTAAGCCACTAACAGCAACTAGTTCTAGTAATAATTTCTTCCAGATCATTTAAATAAATTATTTGTATTTTGGAAAAAAATCATCAATATCGAGAAAATAAATATATTCACTACATATGGAGTTTTTTTAAAAAATGTCTATATTAGCTGGAAAGCTAGCACTATTAGTTCTTGTTCCAATGGTTGGTGCTGGAGTAGCTTATCCTATGACTACAAAACTTGGGGGGGGCGAAAATCAAATTGAACTAAAAACGATTGACAATTTTAAAAGAAATTGCTGAGTGTCGATTCAAGGGGATCAAGGAGAGGATAATAGTTTCAACAAAAGATTATTAGCTTGCTTAGAAAAGAAGAATTCTGAGAAGGTTAGGTTTTACTTTTATGACAAAGATAAATTAAGCAATTCTTTACCCAAAGAAGTAACAGAGGTTAAATATAACGGTATCTCTTCTTATAATCACTCATTCACTATATCTTTGGTAGGTAACGAAGGTAATGAAACCATTAACACGCCTGCTTCAACTTGAAATTCTGTTTTTAATGGCAGTGTTGAGGGCGTTTGTAGGTTAGAAAGTGTAAAAACTCTTAGTGAGGAATTGAAAAGATTAAGTTGTAATAATTCAAGTTCTCAGACATTGGAAGAATTCAAGATTAATTAATACATAAAGTTGTTACTGGCAAAGATAGCTGGTGGATTTGGTGGGGTTGGAATTATCTCTTTAGCAGGAGTAACAGGGGCAAAATCCCTTATTTCTTATCCGAGTAGAGAGGTATTTTTAATTGCTGAAAGTCAAAGCGGAAACACTAAGTTATTTTGGGAGAAAAGGAAGGGAGAGGCGCCCCTCCCCGAACAGCCAAACACAAATTTTGACTTAAAGGTAACTCATAACGGAAAAGAAATTACAGGCAAGTTTTTATTTTGTTTCCCGAAATCTGATAAAAATGAATATTACTTATTAAGGTGAGGGAATGGCTTAAATTCTTCTTGACGTTACAACTTATTCACAGTTAATGAAGAAGGGGCATCTATTCAATGTCAAGAGGACACTATTCAAAGAATGGGAGAAAAATGAACTAAATTAAGTTTCAAAATACTTCCAGAAAATGGAAATAATACTACAAAAGAAATTGATTTAAAGAATTGCACAAGTGCTCAAATTGATGAGTCCACTACTTTAAAAATGACTTGCAGTAGTGGAATAGATAATCACAAAAAAGTAGAAATTACTGCCCAACTAACAAAGATCTAGTTTTTCTTAAATACCGTAGTTAGAACACTTAGTTCAGAAAGTATTTCTATTCATTCAAGCAGGAACTTGTAATACTTCTAAATATGTTTGCATTCTCAGATGATATGAGTAATCTTCAACTTCCATTAAGCACAATCTTTTATCTTGTACAAGATCTCCAAATCAGGGCCTAATTATTTGATCGCAAACTTCTCTTCTAATCTTTTTTGAACGATCTCAAATTAAATCAGATCAGGCCTCTTCTTCACATTTTTCATCTAACAGCCCTGTTGTAGTAACTTGATCCATATTTAATATGTTGTTTTTATCTCTACTGGATAAACTTGCTTGATTAGATCACCTTGGCCCTTTTCCCTGTTCAGGGAATCTATATGCTCCAGAACTGTTAAAGGTAGTTTTTAAGACTTTTTTTACCTTTCATTCATTTCTATTTCACTCACATTCTTTGAAATATTTTCCCTTTAGAGAGCTATCTCCACCTGAGCAATCAAAACCTGTATCTAAACCACCTGTCATAAGTGCAAAGATAGCTGGAAGGATATTCTTTTCTTTTAGGCTTTGTACAGATTTAGCGTTTGGTCAAGCAACCCTCTTTAAGTAATTGAAGGCTGTATCTTCTACATCTCCTATTAACCTAACTACAGCTAGTTTAGGGTTCTTAAATAATTGGCCATATGTTCAAGGTTTATCTCTCAAGTTTTCTTCACTCATATCCAAGATCTTCTTAAGTTGAGAGAGATCAAATTCCAGATCTACTCTTGTTCCATTTTTTGTTGTTCCAAACTTATCTGCTCATCAGTATCAACCATGATAGAAACCAAATATATCCTCTTCTAATCCTTTATCTCTGGTTGATCAAAACTTTTGTAATCCATCAAGATCCTCTTGAGTAATATACTTACCAGATTTCTGAATTTCAGTTCAGTAATTTTTATTTTTAGTCTCAGCTAATTCTTGAACTTTTTCTAAGTTTTCTAACTCTAAACTAGTTTTTCTAGGTCCAAACCAACTTCCGCCAATGGATATTTTCTTTCCGCCCCATAACTCTCTCTTTCCTTGAGAATGTTGTTTGCTTGCAATTGTCTTATGTTGACCTGCTCTATCTCACCCTTTAACAAAGAGAATATCTTCACTAACTCCTTCACTTTGTCATCTATAAACCCCTAAAGTGGTGTAGTCTAACTCTTTAACTAATCCTGATTTTTTCTTAATATCTTTGCTTGCAACTTGTTTGACCTTTAAGGCATTATCAGTTCCAAAAAGTAAAGAAGCTTTATCTTCTTTTACTTGTATTCCCCCCCCGAAGAGTTAATCCATCCACCTATCCCACCCCCAAATCCTCCTATTGTTGCTACCTCTAATAGAA
This window harbors:
- a CDS encoding lysylphosphatidylglycerol synthase domain-containing protein — its product is MFNHNILSLESLAPYSREGYYNPEQLHQSYLKTKTASLSSRVWKKLRQLNKKYFLNIWGVLFLVAVFLNLFYLQPLEWSKFSSTFQKSNSKGSFEAFVTVMVYGTIFFLINDVFLGKWAFSIYISRTRKLREKISKVEWLKLLSITFFIRSITPFSIGSEPYIIFWLRKRGISLRQASAIVSSLTVSWLLAQAIITWPSFITLQAQHNLVDPTKKELKYSWMVIAGLIVDIVSTLFVFTISYCKRVHYAFGLTRLKFNQIFKIKSSTALSKAELRHKYLDNKSFKKEFKRVFFNQTTIKILLLFTIQNILNYSLYALLAILILEGDQQNFQSFLNSFHIINVSTTSNNFLPTPGSEGTIQLTITKMNSLVGQGAAVAAQPAANNQNDAKEESLNKVIFLWRWFQKYKPFLCSVAFMTIYFLVFKCRLAFMNKKLKEVGPHRNISPELNAWYTVNDSLVLL
- a CDS encoding DEAD/DEAH box helicase, whose amino-acid sequence is MDLKALISPSESILSKLNAVVLQIEDFAHELREIEDEQLKLKTKYFLRRLELGESLSDMVPEALAVVREAAYRTHNLFAFRTQLLGALIIYEGNFAEMKTGEGKTLVIVLAAYLLALAKKGLHIVTVNEYLVKRDAEFCRKTLNFLGLSVGFNSTSLTKCLKREMFKCDVTYTTNSELVFDYLRDNMAKNPNEIVLPELSYAIIDEGDSVLIDEAGTPLIISKPVRSAHKEYVEIDLAVKKLDQLDYKIDWESKTVILNSRGVRKLEYFLQIERLYSLENSIIINKIHNALCANFVLQNGREYIVHEDKIKLIDQWTGRILADRSYSYGLQQAIQAKEYLDIENESKVSAKITYQTFFRKYKKIAALSGTGFAEAKEFSETYNMIVVQIPTFRKARRVDLPDMIFRDKVAKTKAIISEIKHHYLRGQPLLVGTSSVDESEHIYSLLLQEGIPCEILNARNHYKEAEIIARAGQKYAVTIATNIAGRGVDIKISPEVVELGGLYVIACEKNESKRVDDQLRGRSGRQGDPGKTVFFISLEDTIFKRFGADKFEKLSKKIKEEHFESSFLSRTINSLQKRIQYSSFDTRKNLIEYSEVLSIQQDIIYNQRKFILFGTENEQVFLNMIDRQINSWMTDFLSQLKEKSNRPADLAYILNTYFFEIENLFWESDFKNKKPKEQEEFLKNVFFYFWELKRARLVNIDINSLLKEIMIEQIDLFWEQHLDDSEKIRTTINLQSMEQKSPLNIFIEKMEEIFIDFQKNCRCGIIREIFLLNSQSCKPELQEYVEKLRKSLEKEQKNTRQI